A DNA window from Solanum lycopersicum chromosome 3, SLM_r2.1 contains the following coding sequences:
- the LOC101251667 gene encoding uncharacterized protein isoform X1, which yields MEKKKYPIGPEHYTLFEEVGQGVSASVHRALCVSLNEVVAVKILDFERDNSDLNNISREAQTMVLVDHPNVLKSHCSFVSDHNLWVIMPYMAGGSCLHILKAAHPDGFEETVIATVLREVLKGLEYLHHHGFIHRDVKAGNILIDSRGGIKLGDFGVSAYLFDSGDRQRMRNTFVGTPCWMAPEVMEQLHGYDFKADIWSFGITALELAHGHAPFSKYPPMKVLLMTLQNAPPGLDYERDKKFSKSFKQMIASCLVKDPSKRPSAKKLLKHPFFKQARSNDYIGRTLLEGLPALGDRMKALKRKEEDMLAQKKIPDGQKEEISQNEYKRGISSWNFNLEDLKAQATLIPDEEILGYKDLGGSSNSLSGLDIPGKQLNKFQHQFSFSSQYSDATEFDSNNPSAPPSPATQNVAYNITKCEKSDDDLSIASSFHDHQISQNSSPCYDNRMELNSAGKGDQVADAKLFEGMPTNSRQSDKSQFQNVSSCNGTSVLQTIDDVPTEVISKHCRTSAASSEDFDEKTKGHVVQQRGRFKVTSENVDLEKVGASPMLHKSQSMLVMPQTLAASQPLPLDVTPPNLLTPSHFPALQSILEANILQRESILRLMRQVAVGDNTVDAGCMPLNSLGVEKSLLEVAHDKEKELISENTELQWRLIRAQEELQKYKAENAQNNS from the exons ATGGAGAAGAAGAAGTATCCGATTGGACCGGAGCATTACACGCTTTTCGAGGAGGTAGGCCAAGGAGTCAGTGCTTCGGTTCATCGTGCCTTGTGTGTTTCTCTCAATGAAGTTGTTGCCGTCAAAATCCTCGATTTCGAACGCGATAATTCCGATTTG AATAACATCTCGCGTGAAGCCCAAACGATGGTCCTAGTTGATCATCCCAATGTTCTTAAATCACATTGCTCATTTGTTAGTGATCACAACCTATGGGTAATCATGCCTTACATGGCTGGAGGTTCCTGTCTCCACATTCTGAAGGCTGCTCATCCAGATGGCTTTGAAGAGACTGTTATTGCAACAGTATTACGGGAAGTTCTAAAGGGATTAGAATATCTTCACCATCATGGCTTCATCCATCGCGATGTTAAA GCTGGAAATATTCTCATTGATTCACGAGGTGGAATAAAGCTGGGAGATTTTGGTGTCTCTGCTTATTTATTTGATTCAGGTGATAGGCAACGTATGCGGAACACATTTGTTGGAACTCCTTGTTG GATGGCACCGGAGGTCATGGAGCAATTGCATGGTTATGATTTCAA AGCTGATATTTGGTCCTTTGGCATAACTGCATTGGAGCTTGCTCACGGTCATGCTCCTTTCTCAAAATATCCTCCAATGAAG GTCTTGCTAATGACATTGCAAAATGCACCCCCTGGCCTTGATTACGAGAGAGATAAGAAGTTCTCAAAG TCTTTTAAGCAAATGATTGCTAGTTGCTTGGTGAAAGATCCTTCAAAACGACCTTCAGCCAAAAAATTGCTGAAGCATCCGTTCTTTAAGCAAGCAAGGTCCAATGATTATATAGGTAGGACACTGTTGGAGGGTTTGCCAGCACTTGGAGATCGCATGAAGGCATTGAAG AGGAAAGAAGAAGACATGCTAGCACAAAAGAAGATACCAGATGGGCAGAAAGAAGAAATATCACAG AATGAATATAAACGGGGGATTAGCAGCTGGAATTTTAACCTTGAAGATTTGAAGGCACAGGCTACCTTG ATTCCAGATGAGGAGATCCTTGGTTACAAGGACCTAGGTGGGAGTTCGAATTCGCTGTCTGGGCTTGACATTCCAGggaaacagctaaataagtttCAGCATCAGTTCTCCTTCTCAAGTCAATATTCAGATGCTACTGAATTT GACAGTAACAATCCATCTGCCCCTCCTTCACCTGCCACCCAGAATGTGGCTTATAACAT AACTAAATGTGAGAAATCTGATGATGATTTAAGCATTGCCAGTTCATTTCATGATCATCAAATTTCACAAAATTCATCACCATGCTATGACAATCGCATGGAATTGAATTCGGCGGGAAAAGGTGACCAAGTGGCTGATGCAAAGTTATTCGAGGGCATGCCTACAAATTCTCGCCAAAG TGATAAAAGTCAGTTCCAAAATGTATCCAGTTGCAATGGGACTTCAGTTCTTCAAACAATAGATGATGTACCAACTGAAGTAATCAGTAAACACTGTAGAACCTCAG CAGCTAGCAGTGAAGATTTTGATGAGAAGACTAAGGGTCATGTTGTTCAGCAAAGAGGACGTTTCAAAGTTACGTCAGAGAATGTCGACTTGGAAAAG GTAGGTGCATCTCCAATGCTACACAAGAGTCAGAGCATGCTG GTGATGCCACAAACTCTTGCTGCTTCTCAACCATTACCACTTGATGTTACACCACCAAATCTTCTTACGCCATCCCATTTTCCAGCGTTGCAGAGTATTTTAGAGGCAAATATTCTTCAAAGG GAAAGTATTCTTAGATTGATGAGGCAAGTGGCCGTTGGGGACAATACGG TGGATGCTGGATGCATGCCATTAAATTCGCTTGGTGTGGAGAAATCGCTG TTGGAGGTTGCTCATGACAAAGAAAAGGAATTAATTAGTGAAAACACTGAATTGCAGTGGAG GTTGATACGCGCTCAAGAAGAACTTCAAAAATACAAAGCGGAAAACGCTCAAAATAACTCTTGA
- the LOC101251667 gene encoding uncharacterized protein isoform X2, with amino-acid sequence MEKKKYPIGPEHYTLFEEVGQGVSASVHRALCVSLNEVVAVKILDFERDNSDLNNISREAQTMVLVDHPNVLKSHCSFVSDHNLWVIMPYMAGGSCLHILKAAHPDGFEETVIATVLREVLKGLEYLHHHGFIHRDVKAGNILIDSRGGIKLGDFGVSAYLFDSGDRQRMRNTFVGTPCWMAPEVMEQLHGYDFKADIWSFGITALELAHGHAPFSKYPPMKVLLMTLQNAPPGLDYERDKKFSKSFKQMIASCLVKDPSKRPSAKKLLKHPFFKQARSNDYIGRTLLEGLPALGDRMKALKRKEEDMLAQKKIPDGQKEEISQNEYKRGISSWNFNLEDLKAQATLIPDEEILGYKDLGGSSNSLSGLDIPGKQLNKFQHQFSFSSQYSDATEFDSNNPSAPPSPATQNVAYNITKCEKSDDDLSIASSFHDHQISQNSSPCYDNRMELNSAGKGDQVADAKLFEGMPTNSRQSDKSQFQNVSSCNGTSVLQTIDDVPTEVISKHCRTSASSEDFDEKTKGHVVQQRGRFKVTSENVDLEKVGASPMLHKSQSMLVMPQTLAASQPLPLDVTPPNLLTPSHFPALQSILEANILQRESILRLMRQVAVGDNTVDAGCMPLNSLGVEKSLLEVAHDKEKELISENTELQWRLIRAQEELQKYKAENAQNNS; translated from the exons ATGGAGAAGAAGAAGTATCCGATTGGACCGGAGCATTACACGCTTTTCGAGGAGGTAGGCCAAGGAGTCAGTGCTTCGGTTCATCGTGCCTTGTGTGTTTCTCTCAATGAAGTTGTTGCCGTCAAAATCCTCGATTTCGAACGCGATAATTCCGATTTG AATAACATCTCGCGTGAAGCCCAAACGATGGTCCTAGTTGATCATCCCAATGTTCTTAAATCACATTGCTCATTTGTTAGTGATCACAACCTATGGGTAATCATGCCTTACATGGCTGGAGGTTCCTGTCTCCACATTCTGAAGGCTGCTCATCCAGATGGCTTTGAAGAGACTGTTATTGCAACAGTATTACGGGAAGTTCTAAAGGGATTAGAATATCTTCACCATCATGGCTTCATCCATCGCGATGTTAAA GCTGGAAATATTCTCATTGATTCACGAGGTGGAATAAAGCTGGGAGATTTTGGTGTCTCTGCTTATTTATTTGATTCAGGTGATAGGCAACGTATGCGGAACACATTTGTTGGAACTCCTTGTTG GATGGCACCGGAGGTCATGGAGCAATTGCATGGTTATGATTTCAA AGCTGATATTTGGTCCTTTGGCATAACTGCATTGGAGCTTGCTCACGGTCATGCTCCTTTCTCAAAATATCCTCCAATGAAG GTCTTGCTAATGACATTGCAAAATGCACCCCCTGGCCTTGATTACGAGAGAGATAAGAAGTTCTCAAAG TCTTTTAAGCAAATGATTGCTAGTTGCTTGGTGAAAGATCCTTCAAAACGACCTTCAGCCAAAAAATTGCTGAAGCATCCGTTCTTTAAGCAAGCAAGGTCCAATGATTATATAGGTAGGACACTGTTGGAGGGTTTGCCAGCACTTGGAGATCGCATGAAGGCATTGAAG AGGAAAGAAGAAGACATGCTAGCACAAAAGAAGATACCAGATGGGCAGAAAGAAGAAATATCACAG AATGAATATAAACGGGGGATTAGCAGCTGGAATTTTAACCTTGAAGATTTGAAGGCACAGGCTACCTTG ATTCCAGATGAGGAGATCCTTGGTTACAAGGACCTAGGTGGGAGTTCGAATTCGCTGTCTGGGCTTGACATTCCAGggaaacagctaaataagtttCAGCATCAGTTCTCCTTCTCAAGTCAATATTCAGATGCTACTGAATTT GACAGTAACAATCCATCTGCCCCTCCTTCACCTGCCACCCAGAATGTGGCTTATAACAT AACTAAATGTGAGAAATCTGATGATGATTTAAGCATTGCCAGTTCATTTCATGATCATCAAATTTCACAAAATTCATCACCATGCTATGACAATCGCATGGAATTGAATTCGGCGGGAAAAGGTGACCAAGTGGCTGATGCAAAGTTATTCGAGGGCATGCCTACAAATTCTCGCCAAAG TGATAAAAGTCAGTTCCAAAATGTATCCAGTTGCAATGGGACTTCAGTTCTTCAAACAATAGATGATGTACCAACTGAAGTAATCAGTAAACACTGTAGAACCTCAG CTAGCAGTGAAGATTTTGATGAGAAGACTAAGGGTCATGTTGTTCAGCAAAGAGGACGTTTCAAAGTTACGTCAGAGAATGTCGACTTGGAAAAG GTAGGTGCATCTCCAATGCTACACAAGAGTCAGAGCATGCTG GTGATGCCACAAACTCTTGCTGCTTCTCAACCATTACCACTTGATGTTACACCACCAAATCTTCTTACGCCATCCCATTTTCCAGCGTTGCAGAGTATTTTAGAGGCAAATATTCTTCAAAGG GAAAGTATTCTTAGATTGATGAGGCAAGTGGCCGTTGGGGACAATACGG TGGATGCTGGATGCATGCCATTAAATTCGCTTGGTGTGGAGAAATCGCTG TTGGAGGTTGCTCATGACAAAGAAAAGGAATTAATTAGTGAAAACACTGAATTGCAGTGGAG GTTGATACGCGCTCAAGAAGAACTTCAAAAATACAAAGCGGAAAACGCTCAAAATAACTCTTGA
- the LOC101251667 gene encoding serine/threonine-protein kinase BLUS1 isoform X3: MEKKKYPIGPEHYTLFEEVGQGVSASVHRALCVSLNEVVAVKILDFERDNSDLNNISREAQTMVLVDHPNVLKSHCSFVSDHNLWVIMPYMAGGSCLHILKAAHPDGFEETVIATVLREVLKGLEYLHHHGFIHRDVKAGNILIDSRGGIKLGDFGVSAYLFDSGDRQRMRNTFVGTPCWMAPEVMEQLHGYDFKADIWSFGITALELAHGHAPFSKYPPMKVLLMTLQNAPPGLDYERDKKFSKSFKQMIASCLVKDPSKRPSAKKLLKHPFFKQARSNDYIGRTLLEGLPALGDRMKALKRKEEDMLAQKKIPDGQKEEISQNEYKRGISSWNFNLEDLKAQATLIPDEEILGYKDLGGSSNSLSGLDIPGKQLNKFQHQFSFSSQYSDATEFDSNNPSAPPSPATQNVAYNITKCEKSDDDLSIASSFHDHQISQNSSPCYDNRMELNSAGKGDQVADAKLFEGMPTNSRQSDKSQFQNVSSCNGTSVLQTIDDVPTEVISKHCRTSAASSEDFDEKTKGHVVQQRGRFKVTSENVDLEKVMPQTLAASQPLPLDVTPPNLLTPSHFPALQSILEANILQRESILRLMRQVAVGDNTVDAGCMPLNSLGVEKSLLEVAHDKEKELISENTELQWRLIRAQEELQKYKAENAQNNS; the protein is encoded by the exons ATGGAGAAGAAGAAGTATCCGATTGGACCGGAGCATTACACGCTTTTCGAGGAGGTAGGCCAAGGAGTCAGTGCTTCGGTTCATCGTGCCTTGTGTGTTTCTCTCAATGAAGTTGTTGCCGTCAAAATCCTCGATTTCGAACGCGATAATTCCGATTTG AATAACATCTCGCGTGAAGCCCAAACGATGGTCCTAGTTGATCATCCCAATGTTCTTAAATCACATTGCTCATTTGTTAGTGATCACAACCTATGGGTAATCATGCCTTACATGGCTGGAGGTTCCTGTCTCCACATTCTGAAGGCTGCTCATCCAGATGGCTTTGAAGAGACTGTTATTGCAACAGTATTACGGGAAGTTCTAAAGGGATTAGAATATCTTCACCATCATGGCTTCATCCATCGCGATGTTAAA GCTGGAAATATTCTCATTGATTCACGAGGTGGAATAAAGCTGGGAGATTTTGGTGTCTCTGCTTATTTATTTGATTCAGGTGATAGGCAACGTATGCGGAACACATTTGTTGGAACTCCTTGTTG GATGGCACCGGAGGTCATGGAGCAATTGCATGGTTATGATTTCAA AGCTGATATTTGGTCCTTTGGCATAACTGCATTGGAGCTTGCTCACGGTCATGCTCCTTTCTCAAAATATCCTCCAATGAAG GTCTTGCTAATGACATTGCAAAATGCACCCCCTGGCCTTGATTACGAGAGAGATAAGAAGTTCTCAAAG TCTTTTAAGCAAATGATTGCTAGTTGCTTGGTGAAAGATCCTTCAAAACGACCTTCAGCCAAAAAATTGCTGAAGCATCCGTTCTTTAAGCAAGCAAGGTCCAATGATTATATAGGTAGGACACTGTTGGAGGGTTTGCCAGCACTTGGAGATCGCATGAAGGCATTGAAG AGGAAAGAAGAAGACATGCTAGCACAAAAGAAGATACCAGATGGGCAGAAAGAAGAAATATCACAG AATGAATATAAACGGGGGATTAGCAGCTGGAATTTTAACCTTGAAGATTTGAAGGCACAGGCTACCTTG ATTCCAGATGAGGAGATCCTTGGTTACAAGGACCTAGGTGGGAGTTCGAATTCGCTGTCTGGGCTTGACATTCCAGggaaacagctaaataagtttCAGCATCAGTTCTCCTTCTCAAGTCAATATTCAGATGCTACTGAATTT GACAGTAACAATCCATCTGCCCCTCCTTCACCTGCCACCCAGAATGTGGCTTATAACAT AACTAAATGTGAGAAATCTGATGATGATTTAAGCATTGCCAGTTCATTTCATGATCATCAAATTTCACAAAATTCATCACCATGCTATGACAATCGCATGGAATTGAATTCGGCGGGAAAAGGTGACCAAGTGGCTGATGCAAAGTTATTCGAGGGCATGCCTACAAATTCTCGCCAAAG TGATAAAAGTCAGTTCCAAAATGTATCCAGTTGCAATGGGACTTCAGTTCTTCAAACAATAGATGATGTACCAACTGAAGTAATCAGTAAACACTGTAGAACCTCAG CAGCTAGCAGTGAAGATTTTGATGAGAAGACTAAGGGTCATGTTGTTCAGCAAAGAGGACGTTTCAAAGTTACGTCAGAGAATGTCGACTTGGAAAAG GTGATGCCACAAACTCTTGCTGCTTCTCAACCATTACCACTTGATGTTACACCACCAAATCTTCTTACGCCATCCCATTTTCCAGCGTTGCAGAGTATTTTAGAGGCAAATATTCTTCAAAGG GAAAGTATTCTTAGATTGATGAGGCAAGTGGCCGTTGGGGACAATACGG TGGATGCTGGATGCATGCCATTAAATTCGCTTGGTGTGGAGAAATCGCTG TTGGAGGTTGCTCATGACAAAGAAAAGGAATTAATTAGTGAAAACACTGAATTGCAGTGGAG GTTGATACGCGCTCAAGAAGAACTTCAAAAATACAAAGCGGAAAACGCTCAAAATAACTCTTGA
- the LOC101251667 gene encoding serine/threonine-protein kinase BLUS1 isoform X4: MEKKKYPIGPEHYTLFEEVGQGVSASVHRALCVSLNEVVAVKILDFERDNSDLNNISREAQTMVLVDHPNVLKSHCSFVSDHNLWVIMPYMAGGSCLHILKAAHPDGFEETVIATVLREVLKGLEYLHHHGFIHRDVKAGNILIDSRGGIKLGDFGVSAYLFDSGDRQRMRNTFVGTPCWMAPEVMEQLHGYDFKADIWSFGITALELAHGHAPFSKYPPMKVLLMTLQNAPPGLDYERDKKFSKSFKQMIASCLVKDPSKRPSAKKLLKHPFFKQARSNDYIGRTLLEGLPALGDRMKALKRKEEDMLAQKKIPDGQKEEISQNEYKRGISSWNFNLEDLKAQATLIPDEEILGYKDLGGSSNSLSGLDIPGKQLNKFQHQFSFSSQYSDATEFDSNNPSAPPSPATQNVAYNITKCEKSDDDLSIASSFHDHQISQNSSPCYDNRMELNSAGKGDQVADAKLFEGMPTNSRQSDKSQFQNVSSCNGTSVLQTIDDVPTEVISKHCRTSASSEDFDEKTKGHVVQQRGRFKVTSENVDLEKVMPQTLAASQPLPLDVTPPNLLTPSHFPALQSILEANILQRESILRLMRQVAVGDNTVDAGCMPLNSLGVEKSLLEVAHDKEKELISENTELQWRLIRAQEELQKYKAENAQNNS; this comes from the exons ATGGAGAAGAAGAAGTATCCGATTGGACCGGAGCATTACACGCTTTTCGAGGAGGTAGGCCAAGGAGTCAGTGCTTCGGTTCATCGTGCCTTGTGTGTTTCTCTCAATGAAGTTGTTGCCGTCAAAATCCTCGATTTCGAACGCGATAATTCCGATTTG AATAACATCTCGCGTGAAGCCCAAACGATGGTCCTAGTTGATCATCCCAATGTTCTTAAATCACATTGCTCATTTGTTAGTGATCACAACCTATGGGTAATCATGCCTTACATGGCTGGAGGTTCCTGTCTCCACATTCTGAAGGCTGCTCATCCAGATGGCTTTGAAGAGACTGTTATTGCAACAGTATTACGGGAAGTTCTAAAGGGATTAGAATATCTTCACCATCATGGCTTCATCCATCGCGATGTTAAA GCTGGAAATATTCTCATTGATTCACGAGGTGGAATAAAGCTGGGAGATTTTGGTGTCTCTGCTTATTTATTTGATTCAGGTGATAGGCAACGTATGCGGAACACATTTGTTGGAACTCCTTGTTG GATGGCACCGGAGGTCATGGAGCAATTGCATGGTTATGATTTCAA AGCTGATATTTGGTCCTTTGGCATAACTGCATTGGAGCTTGCTCACGGTCATGCTCCTTTCTCAAAATATCCTCCAATGAAG GTCTTGCTAATGACATTGCAAAATGCACCCCCTGGCCTTGATTACGAGAGAGATAAGAAGTTCTCAAAG TCTTTTAAGCAAATGATTGCTAGTTGCTTGGTGAAAGATCCTTCAAAACGACCTTCAGCCAAAAAATTGCTGAAGCATCCGTTCTTTAAGCAAGCAAGGTCCAATGATTATATAGGTAGGACACTGTTGGAGGGTTTGCCAGCACTTGGAGATCGCATGAAGGCATTGAAG AGGAAAGAAGAAGACATGCTAGCACAAAAGAAGATACCAGATGGGCAGAAAGAAGAAATATCACAG AATGAATATAAACGGGGGATTAGCAGCTGGAATTTTAACCTTGAAGATTTGAAGGCACAGGCTACCTTG ATTCCAGATGAGGAGATCCTTGGTTACAAGGACCTAGGTGGGAGTTCGAATTCGCTGTCTGGGCTTGACATTCCAGggaaacagctaaataagtttCAGCATCAGTTCTCCTTCTCAAGTCAATATTCAGATGCTACTGAATTT GACAGTAACAATCCATCTGCCCCTCCTTCACCTGCCACCCAGAATGTGGCTTATAACAT AACTAAATGTGAGAAATCTGATGATGATTTAAGCATTGCCAGTTCATTTCATGATCATCAAATTTCACAAAATTCATCACCATGCTATGACAATCGCATGGAATTGAATTCGGCGGGAAAAGGTGACCAAGTGGCTGATGCAAAGTTATTCGAGGGCATGCCTACAAATTCTCGCCAAAG TGATAAAAGTCAGTTCCAAAATGTATCCAGTTGCAATGGGACTTCAGTTCTTCAAACAATAGATGATGTACCAACTGAAGTAATCAGTAAACACTGTAGAACCTCAG CTAGCAGTGAAGATTTTGATGAGAAGACTAAGGGTCATGTTGTTCAGCAAAGAGGACGTTTCAAAGTTACGTCAGAGAATGTCGACTTGGAAAAG GTGATGCCACAAACTCTTGCTGCTTCTCAACCATTACCACTTGATGTTACACCACCAAATCTTCTTACGCCATCCCATTTTCCAGCGTTGCAGAGTATTTTAGAGGCAAATATTCTTCAAAGG GAAAGTATTCTTAGATTGATGAGGCAAGTGGCCGTTGGGGACAATACGG TGGATGCTGGATGCATGCCATTAAATTCGCTTGGTGTGGAGAAATCGCTG TTGGAGGTTGCTCATGACAAAGAAAAGGAATTAATTAGTGAAAACACTGAATTGCAGTGGAG GTTGATACGCGCTCAAGAAGAACTTCAAAAATACAAAGCGGAAAACGCTCAAAATAACTCTTGA